GTTTTCGAGAYRGCTACCGATTCCGTTCCGGCGTCGAGGCAACCATGTCCGACCTTGACCGCATGACTGGAATAAAACATCTGCGGATCAGGGGAATGACAAGGGTCAGGGTTGCAGCGGTACTCAAAGTGACAGGATTAAACATCCTGAGGGCAACTGCGTTCAGAAATCGCCTCAAAAGGGTAAAAAGGCGAGGTGAGGGGGCAAACACCCTTAAATTTGCCCTTCATAAGGTTGTCAAAGAGCGCATTTTACATCTACCAGACTCGATTCATCAATTTGTAAGGATATTTTTGTCCCGGAACAATCTTTTCAACTTTTCCTCACAAAATATGGCTTGAGACTTTTTGCGAGTGCATCAATTTAAAATTTTAAATTTGATCTTTCAGAAAGTCAAGCTTTTACAGATTGGTATAATTGCCAGAAAACCGAGATTAAAAACCCCCGGTCTCCATAAAATCAGACCGGACCAGAAGGCTGTATACAGGCCCCTCTGGTCTGAGTTCAGACCTGTAAAGGTTCACTCCCAGGAGATTCATGGTAAAAATTTTTCCAAGATCCGGCATAGGGGGCAGAAAAGCACCTTTCACCCGGATTCTCTCCGCTGCCTCATACACCCTGAGCCTTTCTTCCCCGGAAAAATCCAGAGCCACAAAAAGCCGCTGCATCTCGTAGGTCTTTCCTTTCATGGCATTCGCCTACCCCAGAAGCCAGAAAAAAAGGATGAAAAAAACAGCCAGTGCGGCAAAAACAAAAAGCATATGAAGCACATTGCCCCTTATCATGGCTTTTTTTCTCCGGACCAGTTCCTCAAGCTCCCTTTCCGAAAGACCTGAACAATGGGGACAATTCATTTTTGAATCTTCATAAGAAAGTCCGCATCTGCGGCATTGTTTCGGCTGTTTTGACCTGAGCTGCTGTCTGAGCATAATAAGTCTGTCTATCAAAGCCTCCTCCTTTTCCCCTGTTTTCAGGGTAGACTACTGCATAAAAAAATCTAACCGGGTTTATTCCGCAGCAGATCTTTTCTCTTTGTTTATCATAGCATAAGCTTAGCCTGCAGAAAAACCCGTCAGCAGGGATTTGTGATCGGATGCGGGATGGGGTAAGGCAACAGGTAAAGCTGCACCATGAATGGTGTAAAAAAATCCTGTTTTGAATGACAGGTAACATAGATATCTACCCGGAAAAAAACTGAAAGGAGCACCCATGAATCCGGAAAAAATCGTTAGCGGCTTAGGAAAAGAACTGACCGATGCATTGCAGGCCATGGGAAAAACCAAGGATCTCCAGAAAAAAGAAACCTACAGCCGCATCGTCAAAAACCTGAGTAAATCTCTGGCTTCCTTTTTTGAAATGGCAAGTGATGCGGAATTTTATGGCTATAGTTATGAAGGAAATGATCTTGACGATGATGACCTTTATCCCGAAGGCTATAAAGATGAAAATCCGGACAGGGATTGCCCCTTTTAAATTTTTCCAAGGAAAGGCTGGTTTTTTCAAAGCAGTGACTTCTGCTTATTTTGATTTAAATATCCTCTGTTTTTACCTGCATAAACAAAAAAACCCCGGCATCCGTTAAGGACATCGGGGTTTTTATTATTTTTTCCTTAATGACCTTAACGACCTAAATAAAAACAGCCCTTCATAATCTGGACCTCCTGCCTCCAGCACTTCTGGCAAAATTTAAATCAAAGGTAAATCACACAACCGTCATCCCCGTATTTTCAGCTTTTTCATCTCACGAAAAAACAAAAAGAAAATAATGGAGGCAAAAAGCACATTGGACAGGGGCAGAGCCATCCACACCCCCTGAAGACCTATGATCTTTGGAAGCATAAATAAAAAAGGCAGCTGTATGAACATATTACCAAGGGTTGTCATGGTGGCTTTTTTTGCCATACCCATGGACTGGAAAAAACTGGCGGTCAGAACAATGAAGCCATCCAGAAAAAGGGCAAAAAGATGCAGGCGCATCCCAAGGGAAGCTGCGGCGGAAAGCTCAGGATCTCCGGACACAAAAAACCATACTGCAAGGCCCGGCACCAGCATCACCGTACAGGTCATGATAATACCGACCCCCAGTGCCACAGTCATGGCAAGTCTTACAACCTGACGGATGTTTGTGGATTTTTCTGAACCTTTATAAAAACTGACCAGAGGCTGCATGCCACCGGCAACACCTTCGGCAAACATATAGTAAAGTGTGAGCACATAGCCTACTATGGTAAAGGCTGCCACCTGCAGGGTGCCGCCGTATGTCATGAAAAGCATGTTATGCAGCAGTACCACAAAACTTATGTAGACATACATCAGCATACTGGAAAGACCCGTTGCCAGAACCCTTGCCATTATAATTGGCCTTGGCTTTAAAAATCCCTGCTTCAGTGGTACCCGGGATCTGGTACTGAATATGAAAAAAAGGCCCATGGCAATACTTAAGCTTTCAGCCAGCACTGTTGCCACGGCAGCCCCCTTAAGTTCCCACCCAAGGTGCATGATGAAAAGATAATCCAGCAGCATATTGGCCACAGCTCCAGTCCCCATGCAAAGGGTTGCAAACCCCGGAGCCCCCAGATTCCTGACCCAGAAAGGAATGGCTATACTGGCCAGAACAACAGGAGCAGCAAAACCCATCACCCGCAGATAATCCCGGCCAAAAGATGCGACACTGTCTTCTGCCCCCTGCAGGACGAGAAAAAAGGTTGAAAAATTTACCAGCATAAGACCAGAAGCCAGGCCCAGCAGCACCAGCGCCCAGATCCCCTGCCCCAGAATGCGGGAAGCCTTCAGAAGATCACCCTCACCCTGGGCAATACCGCACTGCACGCCTGTACCGATGCCAATCATCATACCAATGGCCAGCAGTATCCCTATCCAGGGCCAGGACATATTGATGGCTGCCAGCCCTTCGCCCCCCATGGCATGACCGATGAAAATACCATCCACTATCAGATATGTGGCACTGATAAGCAGGGCCGAAACAGAAGGGATGGTGTAGCGCCAGAACATTCTCGAAACACTGCCTGATTTCATTTACCCTCAACCTTTTTTCTGTAATACCCGTACAATCATGTCCAGCGCATCTGTGTCCATGGCAAAAAAAGTCCCGGACTGACTGCCATCAGGTTCATCCAGAACCTGATTTTATTCTTCATACTTGAATGGTCATATACCTTGTGCAATAATTTTCAAGCTGTTGAGGAAAAATGACAGAAAGAACCCTCAGGCAGCCTTCCCCTTAGCGACCCATAAAAAAGGAAAAAATCATGAAAGGCTGGTGTGGCCGCATACTGAACGTAGACTTAAGTCGTGGAACCCTTGAACCGGCGGCACTGAATCCTTTAGATGCCCAACTCTTCATAGGTGGTCGGGGCTTGAACGACAAGGTCCTTTTTGACCGCATCCCTCCCGGCACAGACCCCCTTGGCCCGGAAAATGTCATCTGCTTTGCTCCCGGCCCCCTTTCCGGTACGGTTCTTGGACTCACCAGCCGTGTAGAGGTCAGCACCCTCTCTCCCTATAGCGGTATTCTGGGGGACGGTAATGCGGGAGAAAGGCTGGCCCATGTCATGAAACTTGCCGGATGGGATCAGATCAATATCACAGGCCGGTGTGAAAGGCCCTCCTATCTTTATATACATGAAGATGAGGTTTCCCTCATTCCCTGCCCGGAACACTGGGGTACGGACACATGGGAGTTCACCGAAGCCATGCGCAATACCCACGACAGGGATATCAGTGTTGCCTGCATCGGTCAGGCTGGAGAATGCCTTGTGCGTTTTGCCTCTGTAATTGTGGACAAATATGCATCCGCCGCCAGAGGTGCCGGGGCTGTCATGGGTTCCAAAAATCTCAAGGGCATCGTGGTCCGGGGAAACAGAAAGGTGAAACTGGCCGATCCTGAAACCTTTAAAGCCCTTGCGAAGGAAGACAGAAATTTCTTTAAAACAGATCCCTTTCAAAAGGGCGTTGCCTCCTGCATAGGTTCCCACCACGGCATCCTCAACTGGTTTCCTGGCTACCGCAATTACGAGGACTTCTGGGACAGAAGCAAGATTCCTGCGGCCATTCAGCCCGAAGCCTTCAAGGAATACGAGGTCCGTCGCACGGGCTGCAGAAACTGCACGGTGCAGTGCAAAAACCGCTTTGAAATTCCCAAAGGCCGCCGAGCCGGAGAGCAGGGCGAAGCCATGGAATATGAATGCGTTTTCTGCCTCGGCACCAACTGCGGCATAACAGACCCTGTGGTGATTATGGAAATGGAAAACCTCTGCGACCGCTATGGTATGGATATAATTGCGGCAGGTAACACCATGGCCATGGTCAAGGATCTATTCAATATGGGAGACATCACCATTGAAGATACTGGTGGTCTGGATCTCTCATGGGAAAACGCCGACGATCAGGTGAAGCTGCTGCACAGAACAGCCCTGCGGCAGGGTTTCGGCAACATTGTGGCAGAAGGTCTTTACCTTGGGGCAAAGATTCTGGGAAAAAGGGCCATGGATGTCTGTTACCACGTCAAAGGCCTTTCCAGAGGCCCTTATAAATCTGGCATGTTTGCTCTGGCTCACGCCACCAGCACCCGAGGTGCCGATCATCTCAGGGGGCGGAGCTGGGCCTATGGAGAAAATGACGGCGATCTTTTTTCTAAACTGAAAAGCGAAGGCCGTCTTCCCGCAGACATGGCTGACAACCCCGTATCCGCCCTCATCGTCTCCGAAAGGGCCTGTACCCTTGCGGACTGCATTGGCCGTTGCAAGGGCGCTGTCAACTCCTGGAGCTGTGCTGTCCCCCTTGTGAACCAGTACCCCCTCATGGAAGGGCTGGCCCGTCTCATGACCGCCGCCACAGGTGTTCCCTATACGGAAGAACGTCTGAGCGCAACGGCAGACCGGGTCTATCTTCTGGAAAAAGCCTTTAACATACGGTGCGGAACCCGCAGGCAGGATGACAGGCTGGTATTGCACAAAGATCTTTTGGGAACGGAGGAGGCTGCAAAGGAGCAGGAAAAGCACGAAGCTATGCTCACTGCCTATTATGAGGCTTCCGGTCAGGATCTGGTAACGGGTATTCCCACCCGCAGAAAACTGGAAGAGCTGGAGCTGGGCTTTGTGGCCGATACCCTTGAAAAAGAACTGCCCCTTGAGCCATGGGACGGCCCGAAACCATGGCCCTTAAATGCCTATCCGTCAGGGGAAAAAAGGGTATAGTTTTTCAGGCAGGGGTCTTGTGCCCCTGCACACCGAAAGGACATGCATTTACCAATGGACAATCCTGTGAAACCTGTTCAAACCCTCACCCTCTGCATGGGAAGTTCCTGCTTTTCCAAGGGAAACAATCTGAATGCAGCGGCCATTGAAGCCTTTATCCGGGAAAATGATCTCACAGAATCCATCAGCATGCAGGGCTGCCTCTGTGAGCAGCACTGCAAAAACGGCCCTAATATCACAATAGACGGCGAACTGATCCAGGGAGTTCAGCCGGGAATGATCCATGATCTTTTGGCCCATAAAATCAGGCGGTAATACCTATGCCCCGAATAAAAAGCCCCATTTATACGGAAAAAACCCGCTGTCAGGACTGCTATAAGTGTATCCGGGAATGCCCAGTCAAAGCCATCCTTGTGGAAAAGGGCCACGCAATTATCATCCCGGAGCAGTGCGTACTTTGCGGCCACTGTGTTGTGGCCTGCCCCGCCCAGGCAAAAAAAGTGCGGGATGATCTGCCCCAGGCCCGGCAGATCCTGAAACTGAAACCAAAGGTCATTGCATCTCTGGCTCCTTCCTTTGCCGCTGTATATCCGGACATTGAACCGGGGCAGCTCATTTCGGCTATAAAAGCACTGGGTTTTTACGGCGTTTCTGAAACCGCCATCGGTGCTGATCTGGTATCCGCCAAAATCGCCTGTGACCTTTCCATGGCAGAAGACAATCCTGAAGCAGACCCAAAGGATCATAGGGAGAGTCTCTACGGATACCGGGTGCAGTTCCGGTCCCAGGAAGCCGCAGGAGAAAAACCGCCCCTTCACAGGCAAAAACTTTTTTTATCATCGGCCTGTCCTGTGCTTGTGGAATTTATCAAGCACTACATGCCCGAACTCAGCCCCAGCATTACGGACTGTGCCTCTCCCCTGCTGGCCCATGCAAGGTATCTGAAGGAAAAGTACGGAGAAGAAACGGGCATTGTTTTCATAGGACCCTGCATTGCCAAAAAAAGGGAGGCCGACACCTGGGATGAGCTGGATGCAGCCATTTCCTTTACGGACTTGAGCCGCTGGCTTGAGGACGAAGGCATTCGTCCGGCTGATTATAAGGCAGCCAAAGAAAGCTTTATCCCTGTGAAGGCAGCCAAGGGAAGTCTTTATCCCATTGAAGGCGGTATGATCGCATCCATCCGCAAATATGCCTCCATTCGGAATGTTCATATGATGAGCATCACAGGACTCAAGGAAATAAGAAAAACCCTTGAAGGCTTCAATCCGGCGGAGTTTTCTGCACCCATTTTCATGGAGCTTCTTTCCTGCCCCGGAGGCTGCATTAATGGTCCCGGAATCTGTGACGATACCCAGAGGATTTTTCGCAGAATCCGACTTCTCGATTATGCCAGTAAAGCCAGAAATACCCTCAGCGAAAAATTGCCCTGCATGCAGGATACCCTTCCTGTGGAAAGAATTGTCCCGGTCGAGCACTCCGAAGAAGAAATTCAGACAGCCCTGCGACAGATAGGCAAACGCACCCTTCAGGATGCCCTGAACTGCGGAAGCTGCGGCTATGATACCTGCAAAGCCTTTGCAGCAGCCATGCTGGAAAACCGTGCCGAAAAAACCATGTGTCTTTCCTATATGAAAACCCTGGCCCAGAACAAAGCCAACGGCCTTATCCGGGCCATACCTGCAGGGGTTGTCATATGTGACAGTCAGCTCAAAATCATTGAATGTAACAGATACTTTGCCAACATGATGGGAGAAGATGTGCTTTCCATGTTTGAAGTCCGTCCCGGCATGGAAGGTGCCAGCCTTGAAAAAATCACAGACCTTGCCCGTTATTTCAAGGATGTGATTGATCTCAACGGACTGGATCTTGTGAACAGGGAGGTTCGGGAAGGGAAAAAAATCTTTCATCTGACCATCTTTTCCATAGAAAAGGGAGAAAGTGCCTGCGGTGTACTGCAGGATGTGACGGCACCCCAGATTCAGAAATCCAGGGTCATCGATGAAACAAGGCGGGTTATCAATAAAAACCTTAAAGTGGTTCAGAAAATCGCCTTTCTTCTGGGTGAAAATGCCGCTGAAACGGAAGCCATACTTAACTCCGTAATAGAATCCTTTTCAGGGGACGAGGACAGCGACCTATGATCCATATGCCAGCGGCAGAAAGCTTTATTGAAGTGGATCACCATCAGATTTTCAAGTACAGGGAAGGTGCCGGAGGAGACACCTTTTTATCCCAGAAAAATGAAAGCGACGGCAGGGTTATTACTGTCCTTTCCGATGGCCTTGGCTCCGGCGTCAAAGCCGGTGTGCTTTCCACCCTTACGGCCACCATGGCGCTGAAATTTGTGGCTTCCAATATCCCCATCAAACGGGCAGCCAGAACCATCATGAACACCCTGCCGGTCTGCAGGCTCCGGGAAATCAGCTATGCCACCTTTACCATAGTGGATATAGAGCCGGGGCTGCAGGTAAGGATGATGGAATTTGATAATCCGGGCTATCTTCTTATCCGGGACAATCAGCCCATGACCCCTGAAAAAAATGCCATCATCATTGAAAGAAAAAATAAAAAAGCCGCTCCTCCGCACAATACCACCATGTTTTATTCCAGCTATCAGGCCCTGCCCGGAGACCGGCTGGTCTTTTTTTCGGACGGAGTTACCCAGTCCGGTATGGGAAGCAAGGGCTTTCCCTTTGGCTGGGGAGAAGAAAGGGTGAAAGATTTCATACTGGAAAAAGTCCGTACTGCACCTTCTGTCAGTGCACGGGAACTGGCCAGATCCATTGTGCAGCAGGCGCTTTTCCATGATCAGTATCAGGCAAAGGATGACATCACCTGCGGTGTCATCTACATCCGCAGCCCAAGGGATCTGCTCATTGTCACAGGCCCCCCCATGAATCCGGACCATGACAGTGAGATGGTAAGGCAGTTCACCGCCTTCAGCGGATCGAGAATTATCGCAGGCGGCACCACGGCGGGTATCATATCCCGTCAGCTTGGCAAGCCCTGTCGCACTGATGTGAAAAATCTGGATCCTGTAATTCCGCCGGTCTCGGAAATGGAAGGTGCGGATCTGGTGACCGAAGGAATCATTACCCTTGGCAGGGTGGCGGAGATTCTGGAACAGCGGACCAACATAGTTACGGGCACCATTGCTTCCAATTCTAAGCAGAATGCGGCTGACCGTATCATTGATATGATCATCAACCATGACCGCATCGTATTTCTGGTGGGCACGAAAATAAACGAAGCCCACCAGGATCCCAATATGCCAGTAGGGCTGGAAATACGAAGGAACATCGTCAAAAAAATTCAGGGCCTTCTTACGGAACATTACCTGAAAGAGGTCAGCATCCATTATCTTTAGGCTCAGGCAAGGGGTGCCGTACCCGTCAGACGCACGGCCCTGTCATGGATTTCCATGATTTTTATCGCTTGAGAAAGGACCTCTTTTTTCCCGAAATCTCCTATAAAATCGCAGATTCTGAATCCTTCATCCTTTTGCCGGTAGATTTCCTGCCAGCTTCTGTATTCCCTTTCCTTTGCTTCATCTTCCCAGGGAAAGGACGAAGGAGGTTTCGGAGAGCCGCATCTCCATGGCTTGGAGGTCAGCCTTGCCCGGAAACACTCCTGCTTTCGGGTCAGCACCTGATACAGGGGATCGGCATTCAGGCCTTTAAGTATTCTCTCCGTTTCCTCTGAGGCGGGGGCAAAGAGTTTTCCCGTAAACAGGAGGCGCAGCCCTTCCTTTGTTCTGTAGAGGCGAAAGCCATAATCCGGATTCTGCCGTGACCACTCTTTTACGGAGGCAATGGCTTTCTCGGCAGGAGCTTCCTTTTTTTCACCAATACTTCTGCCGAAAAAAAGCCTGCGCAGCCATTCCATAAAACCTGCAGATTCAGCTTTGGGAAAATCCACATCCACAAAAAGCACCTGAGAACAATTAAGGATTTCGGCACCGTAGCGGTTGCGGGTAATCACAGCAAGCTGCTTTTCTCCATCAAATATTTCCCCAAGGATCTCTTCTTTGACGGGCATATCATGGTATTCGTAATGATCCGGCCTTTCACCGCCCATCAGGCGGTTGAAGATGCGTCCGGCCCTGGCTGTGGCCTCCTTTGCCGCTTCTGCCGGAGAAACAAAGGACCAGCCCGAAGCCGTTATGCTGTGGGATTGGCCATGGGCATCTTTCATTTTCTGACTTTTTTTTACCCAGTAAGGCGGAATTTTCATTTTTACCCTCCATAAATGTAAGAATACATGCCATACTCACAACCCGGAAGTGACGCATCTTCTTTTTCTGATCCTGATGATCACCTTTTTTAGGCCATACTTTTTTTGAAACATAAAAAAACTGTAAGGGGCAGGCCCTGGATTTTCCCTAGGGCACCCGTAAAGGGTATCTTGTGCAATACAGGGCCGTAAACCTTTCGCAGGGGCAGATCCTGCCAGAAAACAGTGGCTGAGTCAGGCTGGAAATCATCAGATGATTAATTATAACATGGAGCCTCAATAATGAAAAAAAATGTGATCTTTTTTGCCCTTCTTGTTGTCAGTCTTTCGGGCTTTGCAGCCTGGTATCTAATGAAACACCCTGACCCGTCGGACGGCCCCCATATAGCCTCTGTGCTGCCTGCGGACACCCTGCTGCTTTTAAGTATCAACAATGCCGCAGAACAGATGGAAGAATTCAGAAACAGCCCCCTGGCAAAGGCCATTAATGGCATTGATCTGGAAGCCAGCCTTGAAAGGGCAGGCTTTCCCTACCTTATTCCCGATGAAATGACGAACTACAGGGAGTGGCTTTCTTTAAAATGGAATCAAAAAATATTTAACAGTATTTTTGGCAGGGAAGCTGCTCTGGCCATTCTGCCGGAAGCTCTGGCTTTTATGACTCCCTACGCAGAACCTGAAGATATGCTTAAGGGAATAGCCATAATTGCACGGCCTGTACAGGGAGCTACCCTTGTTTCTTTTATCAGCCCCTGGGCACCCGGTCTCGATGTTTTAGAAATTGCCCCCCATGGGGATATAAAAATCCGGCAGATCAACCTTGAAAACGGTATGGAGCTTTTTACCAGCGACAGAGAAGGCCTTATGCTGGGAGCCTTTCACCTGGAAACCCTGAAACGGATGCTGGATGCTTCTTCGGGCAGCATTGCCCCGCTGGAAAAGAATAAAAACTTTGCCTCCATGGAAAAAGCCCTGGGCGATGGGCCAAGAACCCTCTCCTTTTATATGGATTTTGCCACAGCACTTCCCCTTGTGGATGAAAAACTGGCCTCTTTTGCCAAATCCGGTGATGTGAGCGACTGGAATGATATCAGAAAAATGCTTCAGGGGTTTAAAAATTTCGGTTATGCAAGATTCAATGATGGAACAGAAATCAGAAGGTCTCTGGGCAGAGCTGGCATGGACAAAAAGGAACTGGATCCGGATCTTCTGGCTCTGATGGAAAGACCCGCGCGCAAACCAGAGCCTCTGTGGATGGCTCCTCCTGAAACGGAGCTTTTTTTCTGGAACGGCAGCTTTGACCTTGAGTATACCATCCAATCAATCCTTGAAGACCCTGAAGATCAGTCAGCCTTCCGTACGGCCTTTGAAATGCAGACCGGTATCCTCTTTGAGGATCTCATCAACAGCCTTGGTCATGAAATGGCTTTCATCATGACAGGAGCTGATGAGGACAGCGTATTCCCCCTGCCCCGGCTTGCCATCATGCTGGAAAGCCAGTCCCCTGAAATTCTTACAAGCCTCATGCAGAACCTCGTCAATAAGGCAGAAGCTGCATCCGGGATCCCCCTCAATCTTCAGTCTCGCATCATAGAAAGTGTTGAAATCACACAGGTTCAGATTCCCATGGGTGAAGACATTCAACCCGGCTGGGCAACAATGGGAAAATATTTCGTTTTTGCCCTGCACTGGGAAAGCATTGCGGACATGGTTCGGGCAGAAAGCTCCGGTATCAATCTTGTTTCCGATGATCTGTTTCAGTCTGTGGACAAGGGTTTAAGCGGAAAAAACAAATCTGTTACCTATGTCCGGTCCGAAGCTCTTATGGATACGGTTCTCGCCCTGGCCATGTGGCAGGCAACCAATCTTGCAGGCGGCAACACCCATGTACTCGTGTCCGAGATCTTTGAACCTCTGCTGGAAGGCCTTAAAATGTACAGGGCCTCCGGCAGCCACGGATATACCGAAAAAGGGGATGCCGTTTTCCAGACCTTTACCCGTATTCAAAAGTAAAAATCGGGGAGCCCCAGGGTAATCATATAAGGTTACCCTGGCAGCCGTTTATCAGCCATATCAGCAAAGGCGGGCATCCAGAATTAAGAGTACTGGATTCCCGTTTTTGTGGTAAATACTGCACTAAAAAGTAAAAAGGGGTCTCTTTTTCTCTATGTCCTCTCTCCCTCAAAAAAACGGTGAACAAAACAGCACCGTTCTGTCCATATCTAAAAAACAATCAGGAGCTGTCATGAATTCAGAAAAGGAAGAAAAGAAAAAGCAGGATGCCCTGCTCCAGCAGGAAATAAGGAGCAGCAGAAAATTTTCCATGGCCGAAGCCATAGGCAGAGAAGGCGGCCATTTCATGAAAGGGCACAATCCTGTGCCTGCCATTGATCAGCTGGTTGCAAAACTCAATGGGTTTATACAGGATAACACCCGTGACGCCTCAAGAATACTTATATCCGTACTTCAGGAAAGGGTAAAAAATAACAGTCTTGCCCTTTCAGAACAGGCAGAAAAACCCTTTACATTTCTCCATGGGCTGATTCGTTCATATCTGGAGCACCCCGAACGTTTATATGAGCTCACCCGTCAGGCAGATATCAAGTGGGGACAGATCAACAATGAAAAACCCTATTTCCAGAAGCCCGGTGAACAGCCCCACCCCGATGATGAATATTCCCATGAAAGCGTAGCTGCAAGGCTTAAGGATCTGCTGGAAACCATTGAAGCCCGGATGGAAGAGGAGGATGAAGGCTGAGCAGGCAGAAAAGCCTGCCGCCCCCTGAAAGACTCGCAGCACATTCTTCAGGAAAGAAAACTCCATAAAACCCCGGCCGCAATGGCAGAACCGATTACCCCTGAAATATTGGGGGCCATGGCATGCATTAACAGAAAGTTCCCCGGATCTTCCTGCTGGGCCACATGATGCACCACACGGGCTGAATCCGGCACGGCAGATACCCCTGCAGCACCAATTAAAGGATTGATCTTGGTTTTTAAAAAAAGATTCATGAACTTTGCAAAAAGAAGCCCGCAGGCCGTTGCCACGGCAAAACTGGCTGCTCCCAGTACAAAAATCCCTATGCTTTTTGCATTAAGAAAAACATCCGCCTGGGTACTGGCCCCGACGGTTACGCCCAAAAGAATGGTAACCGTATCGATGATAACCGTGCGGGCTGCCACAGCCAGACGATCCGTGACAACTGCTTCTTTAAGGAGATTACCCAGAAAAAGCATACCCAGCAGAGGTAAGGCCGCAGGGGCTATAAAACAGCACATGAGAAGCCCTATGATGGGAAAGAGGATTTTTTCCTTCTGGGAAACTTTCCTTGGCTCTTCCATGCGGATGCAACGCTCTTTTTTAGTGGTAAGAAGCTTCATGACGGGCGGCTGTATCACAGGAACGAGCGCCATATAGGAATAGGCAGCAATGGCAATGGGACCGATGAGATCAGGGGCAAGCATGGACGTAAGGAAGATGGCCGTGGGACCGTCCGCACCGCCTATAATGCCTATGCTGGCTGCTTCAAAGGGAGAAAAGCCTAAGGCCAGAGCACCAAGAAAGGTAAGAAAAATACCCGTCTGTGCAGCTGCCCCCAGCAGCATCAGGGAAGGTCTTGCCAGAAGGGTGGAAAAATCCGTCATGGCTCCGATGCCAAGGAAAATCAGTGGCGGATAAATGCCGTGGGTAACGCCCATGTAAAGGTAGCCCAGAACGGAGCCTTCTTCATAGATACTCAGGCCCAGTCCATGGAATACAGGTATATTCCCCATGAGAATACCGAATCCTATGGGAACCAGCAAAAGGGGTTCATAGCGCTTGACTATCCCCAGATAAATAAACACAAGCCCCACACAGATCATAAAAACATGGAGAATATCAATCATGTAAAAGCCTGTATTAGTTAAAAAATCCAGCAGCAGCGGGATCATATCTCTTCTTTCATTGTCAGTCGTTGATTTATACTCCGGCAGTTCAGGCCAGCAGTGCCCTTCGCCCTTTTTTTGCCGGATATTCTCCACCTTGAACAAGCCGTTCAAAGGCTGCCTTCTCCCAGTTATAAAAACCACTGCCATCGGGCTTCAGCACTCCGGTACGCACAAGATCCGCCAGAATGGCATGGCAACGGGCAACGCCTCTTTTTTCCGCCTGTTCAAGAAGGC
The sequence above is a segment of the Desulfobotulus mexicanus genome. Coding sequences within it:
- a CDS encoding transposase, coding for FRDXYRFRSGVEATMSDLDRMTGIKHLRIRGMTRVRVAAVLKVTGLNILRATAFRNRLKRVKRRGEGANTLKFALHKVVKERILHLPDSIHQFVRIFLSRNNLFNFSSQNMA
- a CDS encoding MATE family efflux transporter, which gives rise to MKSGSVSRMFWRYTIPSVSALLISATYLIVDGIFIGHAMGGEGLAAINMSWPWIGILLAIGMMIGIGTGVQCGIAQGEGDLLKASRILGQGIWALVLLGLASGLMLVNFSTFFLVLQGAEDSVASFGRDYLRVMGFAAPVVLASIAIPFWVRNLGAPGFATLCMGTGAVANMLLDYLFIMHLGWELKGAAVATVLAESLSIAMGLFFIFSTRSRVPLKQGFLKPRPIIMARVLATGLSSMLMYVYISFVVLLHNMLFMTYGGTLQVAAFTIVGYVLTLYYMFAEGVAGGMQPLVSFYKGSEKSTNIRQVVRLAMTVALGVGIIMTCTVMLVPGLAVWFFVSGDPELSAAASLGMRLHLFALFLDGFIVLTASFFQSMGMAKKATMTTLGNMFIQLPFLFMLPKIIGLQGVWMALPLSNVLFASIIFFLFFREMKKLKIRG
- a CDS encoding aldehyde ferredoxin oxidoreductase family protein, which gives rise to MKGWCGRILNVDLSRGTLEPAALNPLDAQLFIGGRGLNDKVLFDRIPPGTDPLGPENVICFAPGPLSGTVLGLTSRVEVSTLSPYSGILGDGNAGERLAHVMKLAGWDQINITGRCERPSYLYIHEDEVSLIPCPEHWGTDTWEFTEAMRNTHDRDISVACIGQAGECLVRFASVIVDKYASAARGAGAVMGSKNLKGIVVRGNRKVKLADPETFKALAKEDRNFFKTDPFQKGVASCIGSHHGILNWFPGYRNYEDFWDRSKIPAAIQPEAFKEYEVRRTGCRNCTVQCKNRFEIPKGRRAGEQGEAMEYECVFCLGTNCGITDPVVIMEMENLCDRYGMDIIAAGNTMAMVKDLFNMGDITIEDTGGLDLSWENADDQVKLLHRTALRQGFGNIVAEGLYLGAKILGKRAMDVCYHVKGLSRGPYKSGMFALAHATSTRGADHLRGRSWAYGENDGDLFSKLKSEGRLPADMADNPVSALIVSERACTLADCIGRCKGAVNSWSCAVPLVNQYPLMEGLARLMTAATGVPYTEERLSATADRVYLLEKAFNIRCGTRRQDDRLVLHKDLLGTEEAAKEQEKHEAMLTAYYEASGQDLVTGIPTRRKLEELELGFVADTLEKELPLEPWDGPKPWPLNAYPSGEKRV
- a CDS encoding (2Fe-2S) ferredoxin domain-containing protein, producing MKPVQTLTLCMGSSCFSKGNNLNAAAIEAFIRENDLTESISMQGCLCEQHCKNGPNITIDGELIQGVQPGMIHDLLAHKIRR
- a CDS encoding [Fe-Fe] hydrogenase large subunit C-terminal domain-containing protein; its protein translation is MPRIKSPIYTEKTRCQDCYKCIRECPVKAILVEKGHAIIIPEQCVLCGHCVVACPAQAKKVRDDLPQARQILKLKPKVIASLAPSFAAVYPDIEPGQLISAIKALGFYGVSETAIGADLVSAKIACDLSMAEDNPEADPKDHRESLYGYRVQFRSQEAAGEKPPLHRQKLFLSSACPVLVEFIKHYMPELSPSITDCASPLLAHARYLKEKYGEETGIVFIGPCIAKKREADTWDELDAAISFTDLSRWLEDEGIRPADYKAAKESFIPVKAAKGSLYPIEGGMIASIRKYASIRNVHMMSITGLKEIRKTLEGFNPAEFSAPIFMELLSCPGGCINGPGICDDTQRIFRRIRLLDYASKARNTLSEKLPCMQDTLPVERIVPVEHSEEEIQTALRQIGKRTLQDALNCGSCGYDTCKAFAAAMLENRAEKTMCLSYMKTLAQNKANGLIRAIPAGVVICDSQLKIIECNRYFANMMGEDVLSMFEVRPGMEGASLEKITDLARYFKDVIDLNGLDLVNREVREGKKIFHLTIFSIEKGESACGVLQDVTAPQIQKSRVIDETRRVINKNLKVVQKIAFLLGENAAETEAILNSVIESFSGDEDSDL